TTCTAATATTTGGGGAAATTTCTACAGTAGATGGCCCTTTCTCCCACAAACAGTTGAACTTCTAACCTCTCTTGCAGCTGAAACACACTCGTGTGACAAAGACATTACCAATCATATACACTTGCGTGAGACTTTGGATTTAAGAGATTAACATGAGGAAAGAGGGTCAGTGATGAGCTTTTCTTCTGTAGCTGAACTATCTAGCCTTTGGGGGTAGAGGTGTGCAAGTTTTAGTTTCTCAGGGCAGAAATGGATCTGATGTGCTCCTAGTCATCACAATTGCAGTAAGTTGGAGTATGTCCATTATTGCTTAGTCTTGTTAACAGCAATGACAGCTAATTTCTCACTGGGCCATTTCAGAAGCCAGGCTTTGGCCATTAGCCTTGACATAGTTTCTTCAGTTCTCTTAATGATTATGTGAACtaccttctattttaaaaatggatcccTTCTTTTATGGCCTGTATTAACCAGAATGGACTTAGTTGTTCATAGCTAAAAAGCCTAACCAACACAATTCCCCTACGATGATTTATTCTTAGGAGGAAGTAGGAGAAGTATACTTCCCAATGTATGcttacaaacattaaaaaaaaaaaaagtaattgaactcacatttaattctaaaaatgcttgttggggcacctgggtggctcagtcagttgagtgtgaCTTCAGccgttagctcaggtcatgatctcagggtcctgggatcaagccccacatcaggggcttgcttctccctctccctctgcctctccttcccacatgtgcacgctttctctctctcaaataaataaataaaatcttaaaaaaaaaaaaaagacttgttcaTGAGAATATTTACTAATGAGTATGCACAAGAATtcaaagatagggatccctgggtggcgcagcggtttggcgcctgcctttggcccagggcgtgatcctggagacctgggatcgattcccacgttgggccccggtgcatggagcctgcttctccctctgcctgtgtctctgcctcattctctctctctctctgtgactatcacaaataaattaaaaaaaaaaaaaaattaaaaaaaaaaaaaagaattcaaagataATGGGAAGTTCCTAAATGTTGACAGTATCGAAAAGGCTGAATTCAGAAGAGGCACTTCTATTACTAAAGTATTAATATCATAACTCTACACTACTATATTTTCCCAGTTAAGGAAAGTGGGGGAAATTCCAGTTTGGTAGTTTTGCAGAATTACAGATATTTTGGAAATACCATGGACATTGTATTGTCACTAGGGCTGTATAAAAGAGTTTCCACACTAATTGCTTTCCAAatacttttcattccttttatacATTTGTAGCACTTATAAATCTAGAGCCCCATGTGGTGCCGCTGGAGAACTGTCACTTTCAAGAAAGCACAGACCACACCTAAATTCCAGATATGACTCTTGCCTCAAGAAACAATGAGAGTGATTCAAGCATACAGTCCAGCTCCTCATTatctcttctctcactctctccccttTAATCTGAGGCACTGCCCTGGATTGTTGCTCACATACCTTTCAAGATAATTGTAGATTAATACATATCTGAGATTAATTGTTCTAGAAAAGGCCACTTAAAATTTACCTAACACAGGCTCCACATTTTCAGAGTGGATATTCAAAAAAAAAGGTTCAGGATTGTATCTTCAAAAATGGAAccagaaattcaaaaaataattctgtgtttaacaaaatttcatttatatttgcaaCTATGTGCCAGTTCTCATAATGAACGAGTAATGAatcaaatgtagatttttttaccataattttCCTGCAAGAATGCATTCTAGCAAATACAAACACCCTTTCCTTCACTCCTGACTTTCACAACACTATAATACAGaaaattacttttgaaaaattataatgtttcttcatttttctcgTGGACTCCTCTTTAATATTTTGGcattaaaaatcattcttttttaagggaACTTTTGGTCAGcaaacttcttcttcttctttttttttaaagatttatttatttatttgagagagagagagcacacagagggagagggagaagcagactatccactgagcagggagccaatgcaaggcttgattcccaggaccctgggatcatgacctgagccaaaggtagatactcaactaactgagccacgcaggtgctccCTGTTCAGCGAActcctttgcttcttccttcaGTTGTTCATTGGAGTAACTCAACCAGGTCTTCATTCGTCAAAAAGCCCATCATCTACCCACTTCTTTCAACATCACTTGCAACCATGTTAtaaattctggatttttttttaagattttatttatttattcatgagagacacggagagagacagagagccatagacagtggaagaagcaggctacatgcatggagcccgatgtgggactcgatcccgggactctgggatcacgccctgagtcagaggcagacactcaaccactgagccactcaggtgtcccaattctTGATCTTTTATATGATCAATACTGCATTATGGATCGAAagtacattatatttatattgcaTTTTTGGACGTTTACAAAGTTGATGAATTGACCAGAGACTAACCAACAAAGATGTTGACATATTGGACCTAGCTAGATGCTACTATTATGCAGCAAGGAATGTTTGAGTGGGGACTAATTTTATAAGTGGTTGGTTCATTGGTGAATATTTCCATATTTCTATGACTTTGATTCTCTGTACAACCTAATTAACTGCAGAGATTGGGTAATACATACTTTGGATAATAAAGATCACTTCACCTAccactctgcttttctttctagaATCTATCATGGGGCTTTTGTCCTCTCTACCTCTTTAGTATGGCCTGGAGTTCTTTGGCTCCTTGCCTATTATGCCAATTCTGTATCACTAAAGTCTAGAAATCAGTCTTACAGAAATGGACCTTACACACACCTTCAAAGTCCACTTGGGTCTGTCTCAATTTTAACACATTAAGCTTCTCAGAACATTCAAGGTTTATAATTTTGGTCAGAATTGTAGTTCCAAGTCAAATATGTTTTTCTAAGAGCAAATAACATAGGTTTtagcaaacttttaaaatcataagGTAACATCAATGTCTTCTTATGTGTCTCAACAACAACCATCAGTGTTGGAACCCTGACTCTTTAGTGAGGATATGAACATAatcatcattttataaattaagaacagaaaataCTGCTGTGTATTTATGTTCAAATAGTTTTCTATATACTGAGATATGTTTAATACCTttttgattttacattttgaaaacttAGCTTAGTCCTAGGAATGAAGTCTTTTCTGGCTATGATGACTTCAAATCATTACCAGAGAGTGAATTGAGCaatattttcactttataatttaaaactttgaCTTTTTAACAAAATATCATCTAAAACATTTATGCTGCTGGATAAGCATATTCTTGAAATGTGTGCAAAATAaacaaccatttatttttctctttgctgttttaaagcaatttttattgGGTTGGGTGTAGGTTTCAGGATATAATGTAGTTTGCCAAATTCtgtaatcctttcttttttttttttttttttttttaatgtcacacAGGGTGTGGTGCctttagagaatttttaaaaagttgtagttcctggtcttttttttcttcattttttccaaaatagtaAGATAACTTAAACCCCACAGGGAAATTCTGGTTCCTACTATTGGTTCCTGGGTTCCTCCActattaaaagacaaattattcCCTGTAACTAAAAGACTGATTATTCCCTGTAGCTAGTTTTTACCTATATTCTTGCTAGACGTGTTTACATTCTTAACATTGTAAGCTCAGTattagaaatgaaatcttaagtattattttaaggttttatttatttatttgcttactgcTTAGAAAGGTGAAGATAATTTAGAGGGAACAACACAGATAAGGCGTTTTAATCCGGCTATGCTCCTCTAGTGGTGGGGTGGTTGTTGAATATCTCAATGAATCcattctgttcttgtttttcttttattaatcccTGGTTATTGGGGAGGAATAAgaggtttaaaattatttttctctaattaaatAAAGCCTTGGCTTCACAAGGTTGGGATTGTTcttcttagaaaaacaaattctctGTGAATCTTATCTGGCCAACATCACAGAAAGGAATAGTTGGAAAAGATCTTTTGAGAGCAGAGAGATGCCAGCAAAGAAACACACCATTTTCAGAACAGGACACGGTGAGATCTGATGGTCTGGGGTCTGTCTTCATTATCTGCCGTAGTTCATGACAATCACGCACAAACCGCTCGGCTGAAAATGCAATCTTGCATCCCTGCACAGAAACGGTCTCCCTGTTCTCCTGCACcagtaaaaacagagaagaatGCAGGGGGAGGGTGTGTTTAAAGTAAAAaaggatggggcgcctgggtagctcggttggttgagcctctgcctttggctcaggtcgtgatcccggggtcctggtatcgagccccatgcctggctccctgctcagcagacagtctgcttctccctctccctccgcccctccccatgcttgtgctctctctcggtctcaataaataaataaaatcttcaagggggatccctgagtggctcagcggtttggcgcctgcctttggcccagggcacgatcctggagacccgggatcgagtcccgcgtcgggctcactgcatggagtctgcttatctctctgtctctcatgaatgaatgaatgcataaataactttgaaaaaaatataaaaaaaaataaagtaaaaaaggagaagaggagtCAAAATACAATGGAATCCCCGTTCTGCTGTCCTTTTCTTGCCTCAGATCTGTGTTTGAAGGCGCCAGAAATAAAGAGGGAACCCGTTTTCCAGCAACCAGCAAGcgctaaccaaaaaaaaaaaaaaaaagaaaaaagaaaaaaattttttttaagcaattagAGAAAACCAGTCCCCCAAGCAAGCCCGGACCCCGTCCCTGGGAGCCGTCGGCGGATCCCGAAGCCAGGGCCCGCTTGGGTACCACTCGCCGGGCCGGGGGCCGCCGTCGTCCTCCCCACAGGCCGAGGGCGGGATGCGCAGGGGCCGAGGGCCCGGGGTGCCGGGGAggagccgcccgcccgcccgcccgggagAGGGGGCGGCTCCGGCCGCCGCAGAACAAACGGGACATTGAGCCGCGGCCTGCGGCTGCCAGAGCGGCTCCCCTGGGGAAAGTCAGCGTCGGGGCCGCCCGCTCCGCAATCGCCCTTAAAAGCGCCCCCACCGGCCTGCGGCGCACGCTCGGCTACCTGGGCCGCGCGcggtgtgtgcgcgtgtgtgcgcgtgtgtgcgcgtgtgtgcgcgtgtgtgcgcgtgcgcgcgcCGGGGCTGAgaggcgcggggggcgggcgcgggtTCCTGCTCGTGTGCCGGAGCGAGAGCCCGGGGTGCCGACCGGCGAGCGCGTCGACACCGGCCATGAGGGGCGCGGGCGCCTGGGCCGCGCTCGGCCTGCTGCTGGCGGCCGCCGCGCAGCGCTCGCCGCAGCAGCCCCCCGAGAGGTAACGCGACCCCCGCgacccctccccgcctccgcccgcCGCGTCGGGGCGCCcgctgcccccgctgcccccgcccggCCTGCCCGAGGGCCCGAGCTGCGGACTCGCTTCCTGctgcgcccccccccacccccgggaggtCGGCCCGCAGACGTAGAGCCCAAGGGAGACCCCGAGCGGTGGGGCGCGCGGGGAGCCGCTCCCCGAAAGTTCGCTCCCCGCCAGCCTCCGTCGGAGATGCCCGGCCCCGGGACCTGGGagggccccgccccgcggccgcctGCGCCGTCGTCCCCAGcagcctccccccctccccggggcgcgGGACGCCCCGCCGACGGTCAGGGAGATTAAAACTTTTTATGTTAGTCAATCGCTTCTCTTtaaacttattcatgagagagagagagagagagagagagaagcaggctccatgcagggagcctgatgcggactcgatcccgggtctccaggatcaactTTTTATGTTAGTCAATTGCTTCTCTTtaaacttattcatgagagacagagaaagagagagagagaaagagagagagagagaagcaggctccatgcaggagcctgatgcgggactcgatcccgggtctccaggatcccgccccgggccgaaggcggcgccaaaccgctgagccacccaggctgccctaattgcTTGTCTTTAAAACCCTATACCTCACATAGCCTAGCTCTCACCTTctctcagccccccaccccacccccccagttaTATTTTCCACTTCACCATTTTCCAATAAGCTCTTCCCACTATGTGGAGCGTTTCCTTGCTTGTGGATGGATGGAGAAATAGATGTGTTCTAAGACGGACATAGATGGCCAATGGACTGaaactttttttagatttatttatttattgattcatgatagacctagagagagagagagagagagagagaggcagagacacaggcagagggagaagcaggctccatgcagggagcccgacgtgggactcgatcccgggaccccaggatcgtgccccgggtcaaaggcaggcgccaaaccgctgagccacccagggaccccctggaCTGAATATTTTATGGGGCTGTAATTTAAATAGTCTAAGACCTAGCAGGTATTTCAAATCGCTTATCCAGtccaagcatttatttttatttatttatttatgttaaaaatttttatttatttattcatgagacacagagagagagagagagagaggcagagacacaggcagagggagaagcaggctccatgcagggagaaggcaggcgccaaaccactgagccacctagggagcCCCCAGTCCAAGCATTTATTAATCAGTGTTAACTTTATCCATATTAAGAGGCTATGTCTTTCTGAGATTGACGTTAGGTTGTTAGACCTAGTTTCAAATtaagtttccttcttttattttcccagaCCTGTTTTCACATGTGGCGGCATTCTTACTGGAGAGTCTGGATTTATTGGCAGCGAAGGTTTTCCTGGAGTGTACCCTCCAAATAGCAAATGTACTTGGAAAATCACAgtaagcatatttttttaagggtATTCTCCTGGAAATGGGTATTGGAAACAGTGGAAGGCTGCTGCATTTTTACTCTGGTGCCAGGATTTGGGTAGGGGGGCAAGTGCCTGAAACAGTGAAATGTTGGATTTACCTCAACTATTTGGgacatttttattaatagaacTAGTAGTGTCCTGCTTTAGTGAATAGAAAGGGTGCAAGATAACAGTTGAAGGGATACATTCTTAAAGCAGATGTGTTTCTGAAAACCCATCCTGACAGTTGAGTTTCATGGATTCAAAATTaaggctgttttcttttttttttttaattttatctatttattcatgagagacacagagagagaggcagagacacaggcaaagggagaagcaggctccatgcagggagcccaatgtgggacccgatcccaggaccccgggatcatgccctgagccaaaggcagatgctcaaccactgagccactcagggatcccaaggctGTTTTCAAAGGCCTATTGTAATGACTTTTAGAATCCGTTCGTTACCTGTGCTCTGCATAAATGTCTCCCAGTGGGAAATAGAAGATCAAGGTAATACCCATTCCAGACTACTTTATGCCCACTGTagataaaagacaaaagaaaaagaaaaaaaaattccacttaatGTCCCTGACTTAAAATCACCACTAAAGGCACTCTAACaatagagaataataataattgggGGGTAAGGAGGGAAAGCCAAAGTATCAAACAAAGCCTAATAAAATGCCCATGCTGGTTAATAATGGCATAGATGATGCTGAGTCAAGATAAATCAGATTTCCAGATagccatctttaaaaagaagtctgGATTTAGAATCAGCTACATTGAATCGTCTTTCCAGTCAGTATGGTAGTGAGTCTTCATTTTTTCAGTGTTGGAAAGTTGTTTGGTAATTGAACACATTGGTGCACTGAGAGCTTCGTTCAGTCAGATTGTGCCactgattataattttttaaaggagctaCCTctcactgagcacttactgtgtactAGACACTGTACCAAGTAGTTAGCAAGCATAATCTCACTGACTCCTTGAAATCACTCTGAGAAAGTGACTATTATACCCcaactttatatataaaactgaGGCTGAGACCTAGAACAATTATGTCAGTTCACTTGATCAAACATTTGTTAAGTCCAGCTTTTGGCAGTGAGGCATTCCCATTGACAGGCAAACAGGAGAGGTCCTCGTCCTTAAACTTGACTCCTGTATGCACTGATACTTTCCTATCAAATATTGACTCTCTGATGAACTGGTACAGATTTCATTGTGTTATTGCAACACATGGGACCAGGAGAGAATGAGTCATAAAAAATAGCTTTGAAATATTGTTCTTAGCATAAATGTGAAATAAGGCTTTGAAATAAACATGTAATTTGGTTTTCATATGTATAGTTGTGTTTCAGTTGTAAATTAATGGCTTTAAGTTATAAATGATCCAAGGAAATTGATGACTGAGAAGCATCATGTGCTTAACAAGTAGAAATTCATGGTTGGCCATGTATTGAGGGTATTATAGGCATTGTTGGTGTGGCATCAAACTTTGATTGGAGGAGGGCGCAAGTTTTCCTTGGCATAGAAATGGTGTGATTCAGGAGAGGCCTGACTACCATATTCTTATGTGGGAGTTGGGGAAGTATAGTGGATGTTCTTCTTGGATGATGCAATGTACAGGTAACACATATGGGCTCAGCCGTTAGACTTCCCTGTATTCAAATTCTCATTCTAACACTCATAAATTGTGTGACCAGGATTCATCTTTTTTAAACCTTGGGATTGTTGTGAAGATAAAGTGAGTTAGTAGACATAAAACCCTTGGCTCAGTGTCAGTGATGtaataagtacttaataaatgttagccatCACTGTTATCATTTTCATTGTCCTCATTGTTGGTATTGACTTCTCGTTCCTTCTGACCCATGATCGATATGACAGATCACTGTTACCCCCTTACCTCATTGGCTAAGCTGGGCTTGGCATCAAGTCAAAACAACTCAGACTTTGATGGAAGAATATACTTTGTCATCTATTATCTAGGAAGAATTATTTCCGGGTTGGGTTCTCCTATAACCTTGCTGAAGAGACTCTGTGTGAGTCAGAACTAGGTCGGCTTCCCATGACAGAGACCTAAATAACAGTGGCTCTAACAGAAGTTTGGTTCTCTCTCTCATGTAGGAATCTAGAGGTGGGCAACCCAAGATTGGTGTGGCAGCTTCAAGTATCTTTGTCTCCTCCTGCTTTGCCATACTCAGTTGTGTGCTCAAGTTCCAGCCATCATGTTTACATTCCAGCcaacacaaaggaagaaaagaagggcatATATCTTCCCTTTAAGGACATTGCACATAACTACATGCAACTTACTGCTTACATTTCATTGGCTGGTTCTTAGTTACATGGCCACTTCTTGCTGCAAGAAAGCTGAGAAATGAAGGCTTCATTTGAGGCATCTTTCGATTAAAAGTTTTCTATCAGGTGTAGAAAGAAGGGAACATAGGTAGACGACAAGCAGGCTCtgtgatatatttatttgtgcttttctcAGGCTGCCTGAACTGATGTTCATGAAGTTGAGTAACAAATGCTAGcctttttggaaaacaaaaaaattcctttttagaaAGTGTAGGTGATACAGAAGAAAGGACTATACAATTTGCTTTTCCAGTTAAAAGCTTAATAGTTTTCACTCGTAGTCAGTTGAGTTTATTCTATTCCAAGGggctgtgtcttttatttttgcatatgagtAGCTACTAAGAACTTCAGAGAAGCCCAGCACATTCTCCTGGTTAtaattactgcctgtgcttttCACAAAGGCCATGGGTGCTCTCAGGGTCTTAGTTTgacaacatttttatttctttgtatttcacaGGCAATAGCCCtaattcatttgtaaaaatcttcttaattctttttcaCAATCCTCTGGTTTGTCAGAGTAACAGAAGGGAACTCCCTAGCTCCTGTAGATCCTAGGGAACATAAAAAGAGAACTGTGGTAGCTCTAAAGTGGGTGGCCCTGAGGTTATCTCGTTCATTCACGAAATGTGTTTTGAGTGCTGGGTACTATCTGGGTTATGGCAGCAAGCAAGGCAGCCACATTCCTTACCCTCATGC
The Canis aureus isolate CA01 chromosome 22, VMU_Caureus_v.1.0, whole genome shotgun sequence genome window above contains:
- the LOC144293781 gene encoding uncharacterized protein LOC144293781; the protein is MAGVDALAGRHPGLSLRHTSRNPRPPPAPLSPGARTRTHAHTRAHTRTHAHTPRAAQENRETVSVQGCKIAFSAERFVRDCHELRQIMKTDPRPSDLTVSCSENGINKRKTRTEWIH